Below is a window of Populus trichocarpa isolate Nisqually-1 chromosome 3, P.trichocarpa_v4.1, whole genome shotgun sequence DNA.
GAAGAATATaagaaagaagatgatgaaaaaaaaaaagtggttaaATAGGACTGGTAAGCAGGGAAGGAGGAACCAATGCTCATTTTTTTGTCCACTTAGATAAAGCACGGAACTCATAGCAATCGAAGAAGAATCCTTTGTTTTGGGAGGAAGGAAGAAGATACGGCGGAACGAAGGAAGTTCTTTAGAAAGAGACTTTGATTCTCGACTAAGATGCCCGAAGAAGGCAGAGTCTGTTAGAGCAGATAGTGAAACCCTAGGCTTCAAACCTtgatttatttctatttcttcaAAAAGACAAGAAGGAGCGCCACTGATAAGGGGCGGTTAGGAAGAACTCCGTCGCTGAGAAATGCCCTCCTTTCGGCTTCGCCTTGTGATCAGAACCAAGACAGATGGTTTTGGTACAGAATAGAAATGTCACCAAAACCACCTTATCAGTGGATCTCTCTCCGTCCTATCATACCTCTAGCAAACAACAAAGATGAACTTCGAGCTATTTcccattcaaaaaaatattacgtTACAATTCAAAGCTTCGTTAAACGAGACGGAAGATATTATATTTATCTCATGGAACGAGCTATCTTCAGGTCCTAGTCCAAAATCATTCTTTTAGTTTAGATTCTATCAATTTTAGAAAATTGAAACAACAGGGATCAGCAATGACACGACCAAACAAATGCAGCCCCTTTTCACTTTGGCATGGAAAAGTACAAGTTGATCCTTgtagttttaagtttttaattttatcatgcaTTTTGCCTAGATGGACTGGGCTAAGAGTTTATGCAGTGAAAGTGACTCAACTTTTCACACTAAGAGGATAACACCTTCTTAGAGTGTCGGTCAGGGGTGTGATgaattttatggaaaaaaaatatctgtttatattaaagattaaaaatatgttaatgaaaattcaaaaatacgttttctatttatattatttttaataaatttttaacatgatcttatagcattaattaaatttgtttatctttaatttcatacaaaatattaaatattattctaaataaaattttttttataaaaaaggagtactaatttctataattatatatttgatattatgataatttttattttttaaaattgtttttatataaaaaatattaaattaataattttttagatattttattaatttgttgatgCAAAGCAGACAAACCTTCTTTTCTATCCGTGATAATATCAAGCGGTGCTTTGACAATGGCACCCCTTTTgcaaaatatctaaaaagagCATGATTTATATGGCTAGCTAAGAGGCTGAACACGTTCTTGCTAATCTAGAAGGTTGATCTTTCATCTTTCTTCATTGCAAAGAAAACGAAACCGTGTCTgcaaaatatctaaaaagagCATGATTTATATGGCTAGCTAAGAGGCTGAACACGTTCTTGCTAATCTAAAAGGTTGATCTTTCATCTTTCTTCATTGCAAAGAAAACGAAACCGTGTCtgcaaaattatatattatggatAACCCATGAATTGAACTTCTATAAATCAACAGTTTATTAGCACCAATCAAACCATTAAATCTTCCAAAGAGTTCTCACTGAATAAGATAACCAATCTTGATGTGCcgttttttgtgttttccccCTTTACCTTCCATTCAATTCCATTTAGTAAAGATGACAGGCACTCCTCAAGAGACAGAAACCCAACAAGTATCATCTGCCACTGTCACGGAGGAATCCCACCCTAATGATCACCCACCAGCATCGGATGAGAAACCCAATAAATGGGGCACCCACATCATGGGACCAGCAGCAGCTCCTAACGTCCACCCTGACAACCAACAGGCTGCCTTATGGAATGCCAGTGAGCACCAGCAAATCCCCGAGCACCCATACCTGGTTTATACTCCCATTGACAAATCAGAAAAGTCAACCCAGAAATCTTTTGAACCTGTGATCCATAAGTTTCAGGAATGGGGCAAGAAGGCAGAGACCGTAGCCCGTAACATGTGGCACAATCGTAAGTTGATGTTCACAAACcatgaaatattaaatttagctAATTGATCATCACTGTGACTGTGACCATGATAGAGTAGCGATTTTCTGGCATCAAAGCGGACAACAAATTTAGTTCAAGTGTATCTTCCAATCTTATTTCTGATCTGTTTTAACACGCACCTGCACATACACTTTAATGCAGTTAGCACAGGGCCATCTGTGCCACAAACTGCCTGGGGTAAGGTAAACCTGACGGCGAAAGCAATAACAGAGGGTGGCTTTGAGTCTCTCTTCAAGCATATATTTGAAACCGATCCTAATGAGAAGCTGAAGAAGACTTTTGCTTGTTACCTCTCAACATCTACTGGCCCTGTTGCCGGGACGCTCTATCTATCAACTGCTCGAGTCGCGTTCTGCAGCGACCGTCCTCTGTGCCATACTGCTCCTTCAGGGGAGGAGGCCTGGAGCTACTACAAGGTAAATACATCGCTAGACACCAAGTCGGATAGATTTTACCACATTCATAGctattattatatatagttAAGCTCTGTTAAATTCCAAACAAAAGGTGAAGTTGAGAGAAATCGTGCATCTATAAAAGGGTAGTTCACGGAGAtacagcaaaacaaaactaaatatatttggCAATCAAAGCTCAAACTAAATTTTCTATCTTGCTATAGTCATCCGTGTATATCATGGTAGTACTTAATGAATTCAATAATAACTTATTTTGAGCAGGTTATGATACCCTTGGACAAAATAAGCACAGTCAGCTCGGAGATCATGCTGGAAAATCCATCAAGGAAGTACATTCAAATTGTCAGCACCGATGGGCACGACTTCTGGTTTATGGGTTTCGTTAATTTCGAGAAAGCCTTGCAAAATCTATCAGAGAGCGTGTCGAGTTTCAAGGAAGCAGGAATTGCAATTCAACCAGTTGTTGCTTAGCCAATGATTGCATTTGGAGTTGAATCcttcaaaattttgattttcactgtTTCTAGTGGATTTATTGTTTGTTGCCTGAAGGGAGCTTTCCTTTAGTCTTCCTCTTGTCATTCTTTTATTCTTGTCGCACCCTACATCGCGACAAccttaaaaatttatcatgaaataaaatggATTTCTGGTATCCTGTTTTTTAATGGGGAACGgttttgtttaaggagtcgccacctagtattatggtcactagaaaccctaactggtcaacagagattctatggtacgagactggttacgtaaaaggaaagatactatcaccccttaaacgtcctgcctgaggcaggctgcattgctggttttgtcataaattgctaacattttgttggtttatgttATGATGGTTTGtgtgtaatattcctgactctgacgctagtgaatatttaactacagatatttccaactctggcgttggtaaatattacgcggctataaaaacaaaataaatctaaatcagtattttttattcctgactctggcgtcagtgaataaacaaatcaaataaatttattttttacgcatacacatttttttatgtaactaaataaaagtaaaatacaataaaataaaataaatttacatcaatatctttattcctgactctggcgtcagtgaataaaccaataaatttattttatttttgcattcatattttttatttttatgtaatttaaataaaatacaatgaaataaatttgaatcaatatttttattctaactctagcatcaatgaaaaaaaaaattcatatttatttttttatttatacatacacacatctttgtttttttgttttgtttttttggactgggctggacccagccagcccggcccgggtcactggcccaagccagtgacccggctgggcaaaatGTGGAGCACGCGTGAAGTGATTTCACGCGTGCATTCACTGTGCGAAGGTAGTACAGTGTTCTTTGatcatttaatttcaaagaaCGCAAAGGGATGAAGAGCTGGCGTACCTGCTTCTAGAGTGGCGAAGATGGCTGCAACGCTGGTGGTGACTTTCGCCTGCTTGATACCTTTACTTCTGCCTTCCCTTTTTGCTCCTGTTTCCACGGTCTGCTTTCGTTTTCCAGCAGATTTTGAGATAATGAAGGAACCGAGAACGAAGGTGCCGGCTTCTGTGGATACTGATTTTTGGGTCGTTTTCTGCAGGGATGAAAGCAATGGCAGAACCCATTATCCTCTCCGTGTTGTTCCtctgcttttcttttgtttcaattCGTGCTCTGCCTTCCcctgttttctggtttttttctctGGGTTTTGCTCCAGTTCTCTCCTctggttcttttttttcccccctgGTTCTGTTTTTTTCGTCTAGGTTTAGCTTGAGTTTTTCCTCGGTTTCTCCTTCAAACCCCCCTGcttttcttcctctgttttctgggtttttcttCTCTGGTTTTTcgtttcccccccccccccccccctctcgcTCTgggtttttcttccccttttatAGAGACCCAGCAGCTTGCCTCTAACCAGTCCTGCCTTTGCAGGACTGTTATCTTCCACGAACGAGATCGTGGGCAAGAGACGTGGTCCACGATTGGATCTGTTGCAGATTTTCAGGTCTCCGGTTGAATCGGGATGAAGAAGATCACACGACTGTTCCACCAGCAATGGCGACGTTTCGGCTAAAAGACACATTTTCATTTTGACCCCTGCTTCTTTGGAAATTCGGCAATTGGATCTCtaagcaattaaaaatttattttaattttgcccttttggattaatttcaattaaataccTAAATTATAACACtgtttacaaaacagtccttaATTCCCGGATTGTTCAATTTGGcctttaattaaatctttaacttttaattctttcaaaattgatcaattaactctcaaattttataattacatcCCCAAACTTCAAATTTTGTGTTGTCTTAACCCCATTGtcaactatatttaatttttattattttgttcaaaaattgggttaagACAGTTGCcttctctttataatatttacaatacaaagacattgaaaaatttcattttcttgagcTTTGTGtggtaaatttataaaaaaaaaatgtagacaaatttttttttgtttttgtttttttaagtcttGAAAACTTCGAAAACATATGACTTTTACAGAGAGAACAGGTCATTTGGAAGACAGcccatttttgatttttttgtttttttttttgaaatgaatcAAATTGTTTTGGGCATCCAGCCCGATGATAAAAGAAACGCGAAGaatttcgcgagtggtctaattgttccaggcgacctgcccgataaagaataaaacgcgaaaatgGTTTcgcaagtggtctaattgttccaggcgacctgcccgatgattgaaaaatacgaggatttttcaTGATgatcacattgtaatgggttacctgcccagatggTTACATTGTAATGAGTTACCTGCCCAGTGAACaaatacgaggatttttcaggatggtacattgtaatgggttaccagcccagatggtcacattgtaatgggttacctgcccagtgaAAAAATACgatgattttttcaaaagaagacgtgatagggctcgaaggcgcattgTTCAATAGATGGAAGCTCGAAGGTAATGAGGGCTCGGAGGCGCGCTCAAAAGGAAATGAGAGCTCGagggcgcactcaaaaggaggtagggttaggaaagGCATTACCTTTAATGGCCGAGGactcgaaggcgcactcgaaaagaaatgaggtgagggctcaaaggcgcactcaaaaggaggtaggataggaaacacactacctttgatggtcgagggctcgaaggcgcgctcgaaaagaaatgaggtgagggctcgaaggcgccctcaaaaggaggtaggatagaaaatgcactacctttgatggtcgagggctcgaaggcacactcgaaaggaggtagggtagGAAACACACTACttttgatggtcgagggctcgaaggcgcactcgaaaagaaatgaggtgagggctcgaaggcgcactcaaaaggaggtaggataggaaatgcactacctttgattgtcgagggctcaaaggcgcactcgaaaggaggtaaggtaggaaacgcactacctttgatggtcgagggctcgaaggcgcactcgaaaaaaaaaatgagatgagagctcgaaggcgcactcaaaagaagGTAGGGTAAGAAACGCACTACCTTGGGAATGGAAAATGAAAGGTGGTggaaaaatacagagatttttcaGGTGGCCTAATTCTCATTGGCGGCCTGCCCaggttgaaaaattctcaaaagtgaaaaattttcaaaagcaatttcaatgttCGCCATTTCAAGTTGGCCTTCCACTTGATGAATTTCGTTAGAATTTTCTCTTATGAAATTTGCAAAACTTATTGTACAATGTCTCAAAGTTtaaatgatatgcatgcatctttacctgatttgaaatataggccccccatTTCTTCGTAGTCTTCTTGTTGCTTGGTTGGTGAGATCTTGTCATCTTTATCGTTTGGCTTTCTAGCCCACTCGAGTTAGCCCATATAAGTCTTTTTCCAGATTTGTTTGCACAACTCAAGCTTTGTGGTGCCCATCGTGACCCACTTGCTTGCTAAAGATTTTCTGACTCgtcaaataatttgagaggatcatTCATTACCCCTCGTCTCACTGCTAAAAACATTCGGTGTCACTAGTTGAAAGGATCAATCTGTCTTTTATAAACCAAAATGCCCCCTTGTCTTGTTGAAGGAAATTAACATCTCCTTTTCTAGaatttttccttctaaacacaatgttgCCCCCTTGTATTGGTCATTGCCCCTAAGTGTGCTCTGTCAGCGACTtagacaaataatggttttaagaggtcattctttcatttctctccttttcagtttggtgaaggaatatgggtctagaatgaatcttgaaatcttgatcttgcattttgaaaacaaaaattatttcgatgtgagtctaaaacaatttgcttttgaaatcttgcaactccttggttattttctttcttggaaaagagattatttgctcttgtGTTTGGCAATGAGGTCTTCGGTAAAAATACGTCATGagatgaccttttgtttttataggttttcaaagtggagggctcgagaaaaagctcgaggttttgtatgagaaaaacttgtctcttttttAACACTcatttttatcagcatgaataataatgagtagtttgTTCTTGATATCATGAGTTTTATGAAAagtattctttgcattttgagagcattgtttattgttctaggttgcttgcttgcttgattagaaaggacttctacagGCACGTAACGTAGGCTGtggtttttggctatgaaaaaaatgattcataaggctcaaagagtgtttcagggtttcaaagatTGAGGATCACTATCAACAGTTTAATTCTTGAtgtcattcatattttcttttgccgcTCTTTTTTGATTtgctgctttttattttttttattgctttgctaGGACATACTCAATTTATCTTGGATGTCACTTTTTGTAGTCATTTGAGCATGccccctagcatttgagtttcttgagcTCTTATGcctttttggctttctcacggccttttctcttttctcaatGAAATTTTCTCTTGCCCCCTAGTGTGGAGTGTGATCCTAATCgggatttatttcatgaaataaaaattattcaggcTAAAAAAGAGATCGCAAGGGATGTACTTATTTCAGaatgtgaaaggaataacaaagatgacatttcctcatttcaagcaCAAGTagttaagatcaataaactgTGACCTCATCCAGTATGatggtttggtctttgcaaagatgcatttcatgaATCATGAGCAACGAGttcactacataccattattcatacatttaaaaactCATGATTCAAAAGTCATAGGGTAAGGGTGTTtattcacttctttttttttctttttttttggtttataatttagtcACCTTAATGACAGAGTTGCTTGATTCACttgtcattctacaagtagaatgtcaaaatatcatttttgaataaacctcaaattattttttgaaatcaaaatgccagatcaatttttcaaaactccaatAGGGGAACTAATTTTGGTAAAAGAGATGAATTGCGTCTATGAGACTACACGAGGCTTTAAAAGTGTATTC
It encodes the following:
- the LOC7481192 gene encoding GEM-like protein 5 isoform X2, with protein sequence MCRFLCFPPLPSIQFHLVKMTGTPQETETQQVSSATVTEESHPNDHPPASDEKPNKWGTHIMGPAAAPNVHPDNQQAALWNASEHQQIPEHPYLVYTPIDKSEKSTQKSFEPVIHKFQEWGKKAETVARNMWHNLSTGPSVPQTAWGKVNLTAKAITEGGFESLFKHIFETDPNEKLKKTFACYLSTSTGPVAGTLYLSTARVAFCSDRPLCHTAPSGEEAWSYYKVMIPLDKISTVSSEIMLENPSRKYIQIVSTDGHDFWFMGFVNFEKALQNLSESVSSFKEAGIAIQPVVA